In the Paralichthys olivaceus isolate ysfri-2021 chromosome 15, ASM2471397v2, whole genome shotgun sequence genome, one interval contains:
- the LOC109628618 gene encoding C2 domain-containing protein 2 isoform X2 codes for MSDLESASSRFGLEDPQWLCMVTLFLASLVTLVVYFVQYCQQRAVGNQRWTDEGNAAKEEEAAALLKWALSLKSWRSQWRGAWCRALTEESRKRGGAVLLTFEEDDLEASELTVSRVSSFKKSSRSQATCCSVVGEKLQFSLSATLSAMATADPRTYTVCIAPLELQLDLQMQEAEDEIKVSWGVSHLDTGELHVTPTFTQDNANTSSVAAIKEQLRQLLSVTRPSVLLSCRPAQASEIKEAQNKVVSPPKPPRAHDWKLLVKNIRVTLNQEEDAAGSMNPLCVLQLDDPPQKFNTSVLKNTTNPAWDQPFIFELNGRSKELIIQLMNDGQPQESSLLGQVSVPFDLVKKQPKGQQTFALMTKDTVTGSLTTEFTYLEPSEVRSWHPPTPASNKRVEMDRTVMPCGTVVTTITAVKSKPGRPLPLNIDPAQKAVMKKPKLCERRVSEQASMLGTMVSKALSSSDTELLMLNGTDPVAEAAIRQLHQSAKQKLKSPVKKSTIIISGIAKTPMSQDDELALMAGYAAAMDASMSESSSTQDVTVAIASGTSSPPELSEPQEGPSGIGRPPEDWESQTGEELDHSSLSMCVSEANCKKSREECGAKHTCVDEQFPTEECQALFPAPSPAEGPGDEPVPQ; via the exons ATGTCCGACTTGGAAAGCGCCAGTTCACGTTTCGGTTTGGAGGATCCGCAGTGGCTGTGCATGGTCACGCTGTTCCTAGCGTCCCTGGTCACTCTGGTGGTGTATTTCGTACAGTATTGCCAACAAAGGGCTGTAGGAAACCAGCGGTGGACAGACGAGGGCAACGCGGCGAAGGAGGAGGAAGCCGCCGCGCTGCTGAAATGGGCGCTGTCGCTGAAGAGCTGGAGGAGTCAGTGGAGAGGAGCCTGGTGCCGGGCTCTGACCGAAGAGTCGAGGAAGCGTGGG gGTGCTGTTCTGTTGACATTTGAAGAGGATGATCTTGAAGCATCAGAGCTCACGGTCAGCCGTGTGTCTAGCTTCAAAAAGTCTTCCAGGAGCCAG GCCACTTGCTGTAGCGTGGTTGGGGAGAAGCTTCAGTTCTCTCTCAGTGCGACATTGTCAGCCATGGCTACAGCAGATCCTCGTACATACACAGTGTGTATAGCTCCACTTGAGCTGCAG CTTGATCTCCAGATGCAGGAGGCTGAAGATGAGATTAAAGTGAGCTGGGGAGTGTCTCACCTGGACACAGGGGAGCTGCACGTCACACCCACTTTCACCCAG GACAATGCCAACACTTCTAGTGTAGCAGCCATAAAGGAGCAGCTCAGGCAGCTGTTATCTGTGACGCGCCCCTCTGTGTTGCTGAGCTGCAGGCCTGCTCAGGCCTCAGAGATCAAG GAAGCACAGAACAAAGTGGTTTCACCCCCCAAACCCCCCCGTGCCCACGACTGGAAGCTGCTGGTGAAAAACATCCGTGTGACACTCAATCAGGAGGAAGATGCTGCAG gCAGCATGAatcctctgtgtgtgctgcagttaGATGATCCTCCACAGAAGTTTAACACGTCTGTTTTGAAGAACACGACCAATCCTGCCTGGGACCAGCCATTTATCTT TGAGTTGAATGGACGATCAAAAGAGCTCATTATTCAGCTAATGAATGATGGACAACCTCAAGAGA gTTCCTTACTAGGTCAGGTATCAGTGCCTTTTGATCTTGTAAAAAAACAGCCCAAAGGACAGCAAACATTTGCACTCATGACCAAAGACACGGTGACTGGATCACTGACTACTGAG TTTACCTACCTGGAGCCCAGCGAGGTGAGGTCCTGGCACCCTCCGACCCCAGCCTCTAATAAGAGGGTGGAGATGGACCGAACGGTCATGCCCTGTGGCACGGTGGTCACCACCATCACCGCAGTGAAGAGCAAGCCGGGTCGACCACTCCCACTCAACATAG ATCCTGCCCAGAAAGCTGTGATGAAGAAGCCCAAGCTGTGTGAGCGGCGTGTTTCAGAGCAGGCGTCTATGTTGGGGACGATGGTCAGCAAGGCCCTGTCCTCGTCTGACACCGAGCTGCTGATGCTCAATGGCACAGACCCGGTGGCCGAGGCCGCCATCAGACAACTCCACCAGTCTGCCAAGCAGAAGCTCAAGTCCCCGGTGAAGAAGAGTACCATCATCATCTCTGGCATCGCCAAA ACGCCCATGTCCCAGGATGATGAGCTAGCTCTGATGGCGGGCTACGCTGCTGCGATGGATGCCTCGATGTCAGAGAGCAGCTCCACTCAGGATGTGACTGTGGCGATTGCATCGGGGACCAGTAGCCCTCCTGAGTTGTCAGAGCCTCAGGAGGGCCCCAGTGGAATAGGCCGGCCCCCGGAGGACTGGGAGAGCCAGACAGGAGAGGAACTGGACCATTCCTCACtatccatgtgtgtgtctgaggccAACTGCAAGAAGAGTAGAG AGGAATGCGGTGCTAAGCACACATGTGTGGATGA GCAGTTTCCTACAGAAGAGTGCCAAGCTCTTTTTCCGGCGCCGTCACCAGCGGAAGGACCCGGGGATGAGCCAGTCCCACAATGA
- the LOC109628618 gene encoding C2 domain-containing protein 2 isoform X1, with amino-acid sequence MSDLESASSRFGLEDPQWLCMVTLFLASLVTLVVYFVQYCQQRAVGNQRWTDEGNAAKEEEAAALLKWALSLKSWRSQWRGAWCRALTEESRKRGGAVLLTFEEDDLEASELTVSRVSSFKKSSRSQATCCSVVGEKLQFSLSATLSAMATADPRTYTVCIAPLELQLDLQMQEAEDEIKVSWGVSHLDTGELHVTPTFTQDNANTSSVAAIKEQLRQLLSVTRPSVLLSCRPAQASEIKEAQNKVVSPPKPPRAHDWKLLVKNIRVTLNQEEDAAGSMNPLCVLQLDDPPQKFNTSVLKNTTNPAWDQPFIFELNGRSKELIIQLMNDGQPQESSLLGQVSVPFDLVKKQPKGQQTFALMTKDTVTGSLTTEFTYLEPSEVRSWHPPTPASNKRVEMDRTVMPCGTVVTTITAVKSKPGRPLPLNIDPAQKAVMKKPKLCERRVSEQASMLGTMVSKALSSSDTELLMLNGTDPVAEAAIRQLHQSAKQKLKSPVKKSTIIISGIAKTPMSQDDELALMAGYAAAMDASMSESSSTQDVTVAIASGTSSPPELSEPQEGPSGIGRPPEDWESQTGEELDHSSLSMCVSEANCKKSRGSFLQKSAKLFFRRRHQRKDPGMSQSHNDLVYLESPAAVERASRTATLSRMLSRRSKNKSKANGFTSVGEPHA; translated from the exons ATGTCCGACTTGGAAAGCGCCAGTTCACGTTTCGGTTTGGAGGATCCGCAGTGGCTGTGCATGGTCACGCTGTTCCTAGCGTCCCTGGTCACTCTGGTGGTGTATTTCGTACAGTATTGCCAACAAAGGGCTGTAGGAAACCAGCGGTGGACAGACGAGGGCAACGCGGCGAAGGAGGAGGAAGCCGCCGCGCTGCTGAAATGGGCGCTGTCGCTGAAGAGCTGGAGGAGTCAGTGGAGAGGAGCCTGGTGCCGGGCTCTGACCGAAGAGTCGAGGAAGCGTGGG gGTGCTGTTCTGTTGACATTTGAAGAGGATGATCTTGAAGCATCAGAGCTCACGGTCAGCCGTGTGTCTAGCTTCAAAAAGTCTTCCAGGAGCCAG GCCACTTGCTGTAGCGTGGTTGGGGAGAAGCTTCAGTTCTCTCTCAGTGCGACATTGTCAGCCATGGCTACAGCAGATCCTCGTACATACACAGTGTGTATAGCTCCACTTGAGCTGCAG CTTGATCTCCAGATGCAGGAGGCTGAAGATGAGATTAAAGTGAGCTGGGGAGTGTCTCACCTGGACACAGGGGAGCTGCACGTCACACCCACTTTCACCCAG GACAATGCCAACACTTCTAGTGTAGCAGCCATAAAGGAGCAGCTCAGGCAGCTGTTATCTGTGACGCGCCCCTCTGTGTTGCTGAGCTGCAGGCCTGCTCAGGCCTCAGAGATCAAG GAAGCACAGAACAAAGTGGTTTCACCCCCCAAACCCCCCCGTGCCCACGACTGGAAGCTGCTGGTGAAAAACATCCGTGTGACACTCAATCAGGAGGAAGATGCTGCAG gCAGCATGAatcctctgtgtgtgctgcagttaGATGATCCTCCACAGAAGTTTAACACGTCTGTTTTGAAGAACACGACCAATCCTGCCTGGGACCAGCCATTTATCTT TGAGTTGAATGGACGATCAAAAGAGCTCATTATTCAGCTAATGAATGATGGACAACCTCAAGAGA gTTCCTTACTAGGTCAGGTATCAGTGCCTTTTGATCTTGTAAAAAAACAGCCCAAAGGACAGCAAACATTTGCACTCATGACCAAAGACACGGTGACTGGATCACTGACTACTGAG TTTACCTACCTGGAGCCCAGCGAGGTGAGGTCCTGGCACCCTCCGACCCCAGCCTCTAATAAGAGGGTGGAGATGGACCGAACGGTCATGCCCTGTGGCACGGTGGTCACCACCATCACCGCAGTGAAGAGCAAGCCGGGTCGACCACTCCCACTCAACATAG ATCCTGCCCAGAAAGCTGTGATGAAGAAGCCCAAGCTGTGTGAGCGGCGTGTTTCAGAGCAGGCGTCTATGTTGGGGACGATGGTCAGCAAGGCCCTGTCCTCGTCTGACACCGAGCTGCTGATGCTCAATGGCACAGACCCGGTGGCCGAGGCCGCCATCAGACAACTCCACCAGTCTGCCAAGCAGAAGCTCAAGTCCCCGGTGAAGAAGAGTACCATCATCATCTCTGGCATCGCCAAA ACGCCCATGTCCCAGGATGATGAGCTAGCTCTGATGGCGGGCTACGCTGCTGCGATGGATGCCTCGATGTCAGAGAGCAGCTCCACTCAGGATGTGACTGTGGCGATTGCATCGGGGACCAGTAGCCCTCCTGAGTTGTCAGAGCCTCAGGAGGGCCCCAGTGGAATAGGCCGGCCCCCGGAGGACTGGGAGAGCCAGACAGGAGAGGAACTGGACCATTCCTCACtatccatgtgtgtgtctgaggccAACTGCAAGAAGAGTAGAG GCAGTTTCCTACAGAAGAGTGCCAAGCTCTTTTTCCGGCGCCGTCACCAGCGGAAGGACCCGGGGATGAGCCAGTCCCACAATGACCTGGTCTACCTAGAGTCTCCGGCCGCAGTGGAGCGCGCCAGCCGAACAGCCACGCTCAGCCGCATGCTCAGCCGCAGGAGTAAGAACAAGAGCAAAGCCAACGGCTTTACCTCCGTCGGGGAGCCACATGCGTGA
- the atg101 gene encoding autophagy-related protein 101, giving the protein MNCRSEVLEVTVESRQVEEAMLALLHTILMHRSTGKFHYKKEGTYSIGTVGTLDFDCDFIDFTFVRVSSEELDRVIRKAVSEFKDALSNSGSDGMGQISLEFYQKKKSRWPFSDECIPWEVWSIKVNVVNLANEQERQICREKVGEKLGEKVINVVEVINRHEYLPKMPTQSEVDNVFDTSLKDVQPYLYKITYQITDSLGTSVSTTMRRLIKDTLAL; this is encoded by the exons ATGAACTGTCGCTCGGAGGTTCTGGAGGTGACAGTGGAGTCGAGGCAGGTGGAGGAGGCCATGCTGGCTCTGCTGCACACCATCTTAATGCACCGCAGCACCGGGAAATTTCACTACAAGAAGGAGGGCACCTACTCCATCGGTACAGTGGGCACACTTGATTTCGATTGTGATTTCATCGACTTCACCTTTGTCAGAGTGTCCTCAGAGGAGCTGGACAGGGTGATCAGGAAGGCTGTGTCTGAATTTAAG GACGCTTTGAGCAATTCAGGCAGCGACGGCATGGGGCAAATCTCCCTGGAGTTCTACCAGAAGAAGAAATCTCGCTGGCCTTTTTCAGATGAGTGTATTCCCTGGGAGGTGTGGAGCATCAAGGTCAATGTTGTCAACCTCGCCAACGAGCAGGAGAGACAGATCTGCAGGGAGAAAGTGGGCGAGAAGCTGGGGGAGAAGGTGATCAACGTGGTTGAGGTCATAAATCGCCACGAGTACCTGCCAAAGATGCCCACCCAGTCAGAAGTGGACAATGTTTTTGACACCAGTCTCAAAGATGTTCAGCCATACCTTTACAAAATCACATACCAGATCACTGACTCCCTGGGAACCTCCGTAAGCACCACAATGAGGAGGCTGATTAAAGACACCTTGGCACTGTGA